A region from the Haloarcula limicola genome encodes:
- the msrA gene encoding peptide-methionine (S)-S-oxide reductase MsrA, protein MTETEQATFAGGCFWCTESVFEQVRGVEKVVSGYAGGHVEDPSYEAVCREETGHAECVQVTYDPDAVSYEDLLAVFFTTHNPTTLNRQGNDVGTQYRSAVFYHDDAQRETVEAFIDDIQHGYDDDIVTEVEPLETFYPAEEYHQDYFEKNPNQAYCTMTIPPKIEKLKDKHAELLA, encoded by the coding sequence ATGACCGAAACCGAGCAAGCGACGTTCGCCGGCGGCTGTTTCTGGTGTACCGAGTCCGTCTTCGAGCAGGTGAGAGGCGTCGAGAAGGTGGTCTCCGGATACGCGGGCGGCCACGTCGAGGACCCCAGCTACGAGGCCGTCTGCCGCGAGGAGACGGGCCACGCCGAGTGCGTCCAAGTTACGTACGACCCCGACGCGGTGAGCTACGAGGATCTCCTGGCGGTCTTCTTCACCACGCACAACCCGACGACGCTGAACCGGCAGGGCAACGACGTGGGGACGCAGTACCGCTCTGCGGTCTTCTATCACGACGACGCCCAGCGCGAGACCGTCGAGGCGTTCATCGACGACATCCAGCACGGCTACGACGACGACATCGTCACCGAGGTCGAACCGCTGGAGACGTTCTACCCCGCCGAGGAGTACCACCAGGACTACTTCGAGAAGAACCCCAATCAGGCATACTGCACGATGACGATCCCGCCGAAAATAGAGAAACTCAAGGACAAGCACGCGGAGCTACTGGCATGA
- a CDS encoding acyl-CoA thioesterase: protein MSFEFATEVDIRYDDLDTYGHVNNVRYGTYLEEARIDYLREVLGQNDDDLLSAAGDGTGIVIANLELDYERPVRTLDSVTIGVRVPRLGTKSFPFEYEVRSDGHVAATGETTVVAYSRREETPQPIPESWREAIAEFEGL, encoded by the coding sequence ATGAGCTTCGAGTTCGCGACCGAGGTCGACATCCGCTACGACGACCTCGACACCTACGGCCACGTCAACAACGTCCGGTACGGGACCTACCTCGAAGAGGCCCGCATCGACTACCTCCGGGAGGTCCTCGGACAGAACGACGACGACCTGCTCTCGGCGGCCGGCGACGGGACCGGGATCGTCATCGCCAACCTCGAACTCGACTACGAGCGGCCGGTGCGGACCCTCGATAGCGTCACCATCGGCGTCCGCGTTCCCCGCCTCGGTACCAAGAGCTTCCCCTTCGAGTACGAGGTCCGCTCCGATGGCCACGTCGCCGCCACCGGGGAGACGACGGTCGTCGCCTACAGCCGCAGAGAGGAGACCCCCCAACCCATCCCCGAGAGCTGGCGCGAGGCGATCGCCGAGTTCGAGGGGCTCTGA